The Desulfonatronum thiodismutans nucleotide sequence CAGTTCCTGGAGGCATTTGTGGCCGCCCATGCCGGGCATGTTCAGGTCCAGCAGGACCAGGTCGATGGTTTGGCCGTGCTCCTGGTAGATGGCCAGGGCTTCTTCCCCATTGGCCGCGTGAAGCACGACATAGCCGAAGTCTTCCAAGGCCTCCTGAGTCAGCTCCCGGATTGTCGACTCGTCGTCCACCACCAGGACGGTTCTGGCGTCGTTCACACCGTCCATGTTGGTCTTGAGCGAGGCCTTGGGTTGGAGGGGTTCATCCAGTCCTGCCTCGAAGGAATCGGCTGCCGGCAGATAAACCCGGAACGTCGTGCCTTGGCCGGGTTCGCTGTAACAGTGGATGAGGCCGCCATGGCTCTTGACGACGCCGTAGACCGAGGCCAGCCCCAGGCCGGTGCCCTGTCCCACTTCCTTGGTGGTGAAGAAGGGGTCGAAAGCCTGCTTGAGCGTTGCCTCGTCCATGCCGCACCCCGTGTCGGTGACGGTCAGGAGCACGTGACGCCCAACGGTCGCTCCGGGATGGCCGCCGACAAAATTCGCGTCCAGGTCCACATTACTGGTTTCGATGATCAACCGGCCCCCGTCGGGCATGGCGTCCACGGCATTGTTGGCCAGGTTGAGCAGGACCTGTTCCACCTGCACCGGATCGCCGGATATCGGACGAACCGCCGGATCGAGGCGCAATTCCAAGGCGATCATCTTGGGAATGGTCCGCTCCAGCATCTGGGCCGCCTCGCGCACTTCCTGGTTCAGATCCACCGGCTCCTTGCCGGATTCAACCTTCCGGCTGAACAGCAGAAGTTGCTGGACCAGCCTGGCCGCCCGGTCCAGGGACGTGGTGACGGATTTCAACCGGGCCGCTCCCTGGGGATCGATGGATGGATTTCGGGCCAGCAATTCGATATTGCCGCGCATCACATGGAGCAGATTGTTGAAGTCATGGGCCACCCCCCCGGCCAGAATGCCCACGGACTCCATCTTCTGGGCCTGAAGCAATTGGGCCTGAATCTTGGCATTCTGGGCCAGAACCATGTTTGATTTCGCGCCGATCTCCCGCAACTCGGCAATGCGCAGCGCGTCCAGATCCACCGGTGCATTCTCGCCGCTCTCGCCCCGGGAGACGATCAGGTTCAGTTCACGGGAGAACCAGGCGGCCATGCGTTGGCTGACCACCAGCACCAGCATCGCCGTAATGCCGAGAGCGATTCCGGCGATGAGGATATTGACGATCAGACGTTGCTGCATGCTCGCCTGCACTTCGGCCAGCCGCGCTTCGATATCCTCAAAGTACACGCCCGCTCCCATGACCCAGCCCCAGCCGTCCACTGACCGGACAAAGCTGAGCTTTTTGGCCGGTGCGCCGGTGCGCGGATCAATGGTAGCCACATACTCCAGGAACCCGCCGCCGGGCTGTCGGCCGACGCGATCCAGCTCCTGCACCAATTTCATGCCGGACGCATCCAGGAGTTCCCAGCGGTTCCGGCCGATCACCTCCTCGTTGATATGGTTCAGGCAGACCCCGTGCCGGTCGTGATTGAAGATGTATCCCGCCTCGCCGAAGCGAACGGCGGCAATGCGCCTGATCATGGCCTCCTGGGTTTGGGCTTCGACATCCTCCACGTATTCTCCCACGCCGATCACCCAGTTGTACGGCTCGAACAACTGAAGATAGGCGATTTTCTTCCGACCCAGTTCCCGGTGGTAGCGCTCGTCGATCTCGGGTTTGCTCCAGTAGTAGTCGACAAACCCGCCCCGCGAATCGGACAAAGCCGCGGAAACGAAACTCTGGATCAGCAATTGCCCCTGGCTGTCCACGAGATCGGTGTCGTCCCCCCCGATGGACCCTTCCCGAAAAGGATGGGCCACGAGAATATGATCCGTGTCATGAATCCAATAGTAGCCGCGGCCATTAAAAAAGCGCAACGGCATCAAGGCGTCGATGATCAGCTGCCTGACCTCGGCCTCGTCGCGCGCCCCGCTTTCCCGGGCATGGATCGCCGTGGCGATGTCAATGGCCACGCGGACCTTTTCGAGAATATTTCGCTTCAGCCGATCCTCAACTTCGGCCTGATGAAAGGCGATTTCATCAACCAGTTGCTCGACGATGGCCCGGACCTCGGCCTTGCGCAGGGCGACATGGTCCTCGTGGATGCGCTGCATCGTCTCAAGCTGATACTGGTGCTCACGCTTAATCCAGACATAGCCCACGACCGCGCCGGAGAGCAGCAGGATGGCGACGACCACGACCTGAAAAACTTTTTTGTAGCTGTATGTTTTCATGTGAGTATGGACCTCATGTCTTGGACATGTTCGTCTTCACGGATTGCGAAGCGTCAACGATTCAGCGGTTGCGGAGGGTTCACGGTTGAACCGCGGGATTGTCGAAAGATAGTGCATTTGGCGCTGTACCGCCGGGCGAAAGATTTTTCGCCCCTACGGATTGATGGATTTGCGGTGTCCTATGCATCGGATGAGGCTTGAATCATTATATTTTGATCTTTTCTCCAGATGACTCACCGGCTCTTCGGCACCTTGAAGGGCAGAACCACATGCACCGTGGTTCCCTGGTCGACCATGCTTTCAACATGGATATTCCCGTTCATCAGCTCCACCAACCGGCGCACGATGGCCAACCCCAGCCCCGCGCCCTGATACGAACGGGTGTAGGAGCCGTCCGCCTGAACAAAAGGCTTAAACAGATCCACCAGCTTCTCGTTCGGAATACCGATACCCGTGTCCGAGACCGAAAACATTAACCTTATATCGCCCCCTTTGGCCGCAGAGAGAGGCGTCAGCCGGAGCTGCACGGAGCCGCTGTCCGTGAATTTCAAGGCATTGCCCACAAGGTTGAACAACACCTGCCGACACCGGGCCTCGTCACCGATCAGCTTGGCGGGGATTACCGGGTCGATGTCGCACAGCAGCTCAAGCCCCTTGTCCCTGGCCATGACCGTAAACAAATCCGTGACCGACTGGCCAAGCTCGCTGACTTCGAATTCGGCTTCATGCAGTTCCATCATTCCCGCCTCGACCCGGGAGAGGTCCAGGATGTCCGAGAGCAGGCGTGTCAATCGGTTGGCCGAAGTGACGGTCAGTTGGACGTACTTGCTTTGATCGGGATCCAGGTCCGTGGTTTTCAGAAGCTGCATCATGCCCAAAATCCCGTTCAGCGGGGTGCGGATTTCGTGGGACATATTGGCCAGGAACGCGGACTTGGCCTGGTTGGCGACCTCGGCCTGCTCCTTGGCCAGGAACAGAGCCTGTTCAGCTTGCTTGCGGTTGGTGATGTCTATTCCTGTGGTTAAAAAGGCTTTTCTTTCTCCGAAGGAGAGGATTGTGGAGGAAAAGTCCAAAATTCTCGATCGTCCGTCTTTTGTGATGATCTTCAGTTCATAGTTATTAGGGGCGTTGCCGCCGCGCTCTCGTTTCGCCGCATGCACTAATACCTCGTGGCGCATATCGGGGTGCACTAATTCAATGGGTTTCAGAGCCTCAGACTCTTCCTTGCCGTAGCCGGTGACCTGTTCCCATTCGTTGTTCACGTACAGAAAGGACCCGCCTTTAGAATCGGCAACAATGGCAATCATGATCCGGGCGGAATCTGCCAGGCGACGAAATTTTTCCTCGCTCTCCCGCAGCCGTTCCTCACCCTTTCTACGGACCACCAACACCCCCACCAGCGCGGCGATGCACACGCCCAAAAAGGCGATCACCGCCGTCACGGGCCAGATCAGTGCCTTGTGTCGGGCATAGAAGGTCTCGGGCAGGTTGGTCAACACGGCTTCGGCGGGCAGGTCCGCGGTCTTTACGCCGAAGCGTCGCATCTGCTGATAATCGAACATAAGCACGTTGGGGCTCTCCATGACCACCGGAAGGTAGTCCGGGTGCTGGCCCGAGAGAATTCGAATCGCCAACTCCCCGGCAGCGCGGCCCTGCTCCCGCGCACTGACCAGAAATCCACCCAAGGCGCCCTGCCCCATGTCAAAATCCCAAAAAGACAGCACTGGAGCCGAAGACTCCCGTGAAATAATGTGCATGCTTTCCGTCACCGAAAGAAAGCCGCCTCGCTCATCCAGGAAATTGTTCAACCGTAGAACAAGGCTGTCCCTGGGCAAGGACCGCAGCACCTTCGTGGCCTCACGGGCAGACAGATTAAACAATTCTTCCATGGCCACCCGAGGGGCGAACCGTTCCACCTCCGCCCTGTACCGCTCCAGGTTGGCCCGTCCCATGGGCGAATGGTCATCCACCATGGCAAAAACCTGACTGGTTCCGGGAAAGAGCCGCAGCCCCAACTCCAGGTTCCGGGCAATACTGATTTCCTCATTGACTCCGGTGATATTGAACTGACCGGCAATGCGCTCCGGGGTAAAGCTGTTGATCCCGGTGAAGACCACGGGTACGCGGGGGAACAACTCGTCGCGGACCCGGATGAGAAAATCCAGGGCCTCGTCATCCGAGACAATGACCAGATCCTGGGGTTTTCTCCGATACTTATGCCCGAGAAAGCAGCTCACCCACTGTTGATACTTCTCGCCCGCGTTGCGGCGCATATCCAGATGCTCGATGGTCAGGTTCACATGCGCCAAGCCCCCCAACACATCCCGAACACCCTGGACAATACCGTCGTTCCAGGCATCTCCATGATGGTAGGAGGTGACCATCAACACCTGCTTGTGCTGTGCGGCGGCCTGGACTGTCGGCGGCATCGCCAACCAGCAGCAGATCGCCACAAGAACGCCGTTAAAGACACGGATCATAACCAGCCTCCTCGCAACAACCATTGCCCTCTCACCACGAGACCATCTCTAAGAACCATACTAAGTATGGCCTACAATCCACAAGGTTATGCCATCAGTTCAGAATATCAAACAGCCACAACGGCAGAACGCGACCATACCCGACCTCCCGGCCGTCCGTGAAAATTTCGCCCATGCGATTTCCCGCGTTAATCCGGATTGGACGCACACATAGGTGCGCCCCTACCTAGAATTTCTCAAACTCATCATCCGCCCCTATATCCAGGCCCGAACCGCCTTGGTCCTGCTTCCTCGCCGGAACGACCTTGCGAGAGGGAACCAGGAGGTTGCCGGGTTGGGGCTTGCGTTGCCGTTGTTTTTTCAGTCCTGATATTGTCACGACGAGCCAATCGCCTCTTGCATTCGCGCTAACTGATCCTCCAACTCGCCCATCCGCTCCCGGACCGCCTCCAGATTCCCGGCCTTAGCCGCGTGTTCCATTGCCTCGGCCAGGGCTCGCAAGGTTTCCGCGCCGATATTGGCGGCTATGCCCTTGAGGGTATGGGCCTGCACGTGGGCGGCTTGGACGTCGGCGGCGTCCAGGGCCGCCTGAAGTTCCCGGATGTGCCGGGGCACGGTTTCCAGGGACAGGCTCAGGACTCGATTGAACAGACCTTCATCACCCATGACGCGCTCCATGAGCGCGACACGGTCGAACAACGGCGAAGCCTCTTCATCCCCAATCCGCGCCTCAATCTTCACCTCCCGATCGCCCCGACCTTCCCCATCCTGCCTTCCGTCTCCCGGCTCCCGACTCCCGTCTCTTCCCAGCCACCTTTCCAGCACCCGAGCAAGGTCATCCGGATTCACCGGCTTGGCCACGAAATCATCCATCCCGGCCTCGAAACACTGCTCCCGATCCTCCGGCATGGCCCCGGCGGTCATGGCGATGATCGGCGTTCGCCGAGAGGGATGAGGGATGAGACCTGAGACCGGGGGGGCGGAAATTTGTCCTCTGCCTTTCGCCCCCTGACTTCTGACTCCTGACTCCTGAATTCTAATCCTTTTCGTCGCCTCCAAGCCATCCATCTCCGGCATCATCACGTCCATGAGCACGAGGTCGTAGGACAGGGATTGCAAAGCATGGAGGGCTTCGAGGCCGTTGGAAACGGTATCGGCATGAAGGCCGAATTTCTTGAGCATGCCCAGGGCCACCTGTTGATTCACGGGGTTGTCCTCGGCCACGAGGACCCGACCGGTGAAGCGCGGACAGGCTGCCTGGCGGCGCTGATTTTCCCGTGCCAGGTGGCGGGTGATGATCGGTTTGGAGGGGGAACGCTCTCCCGTGTCGGCCATGACCAGGGCCAGGGTGTCGTACATCTCGGACTGACGCACGGGTTTGTTCAGGTAGGCGGCAAAGCCCAGGTCCGCGAACAGGCGGGCATCACCGGGACGTCCCAGAGACGTGAGCATGACCAGAGGGATGGTCCGAAAGCGTGGATCGGCCTTGAGCAACCGCCCCAGACTCCCTCCGTCCATGCCCGGCATCTGAAAGTCCACAATGGCCAGATCGTACGGATCGGCCCGGTCATGGGCCTCGCCCGCGGCCCGCAGGGCTTCTTCCCCGCCCTCGACCGCCTGGGGCCGCATCCCCCAGGCCGTAAACTGCTTCATAAGGATTTCCCGGTTGGTAGCATTGTCGTCCACCACGAGAACACGCAGCCCCGTCAGACTTTCCACGGCCTGAGGCA carries:
- a CDS encoding sensor histidine kinase, coding for MIRVFNGVLVAICCWLAMPPTVQAAAQHKQVLMVTSYHHGDAWNDGIVQGVRDVLGGLAHVNLTIEHLDMRRNAGEKYQQWVSCFLGHKYRRKPQDLVIVSDDEALDFLIRVRDELFPRVPVVFTGINSFTPERIAGQFNITGVNEEISIARNLELGLRLFPGTSQVFAMVDDHSPMGRANLERYRAEVERFAPRVAMEELFNLSAREATKVLRSLPRDSLVLRLNNFLDERGGFLSVTESMHIISRESSAPVLSFWDFDMGQGALGGFLVSAREQGRAAGELAIRILSGQHPDYLPVVMESPNVLMFDYQQMRRFGVKTADLPAEAVLTNLPETFYARHKALIWPVTAVIAFLGVCIAALVGVLVVRRKGEERLRESEEKFRRLADSARIMIAIVADSKGGSFLYVNNEWEQVTGYGKEESEALKPIELVHPDMRHEVLVHAAKRERGGNAPNNYELKIITKDGRSRILDFSSTILSFGERKAFLTTGIDITNRKQAEQALFLAKEQAEVANQAKSAFLANMSHEIRTPLNGILGMMQLLKTTDLDPDQSKYVQLTVTSANRLTRLLSDILDLSRVEAGMMELHEAEFEVSELGQSVTDLFTVMARDKGLELLCDIDPVIPAKLIGDEARCRQVLFNLVGNALKFTDSGSVQLRLTPLSAAKGGDIRLMFSVSDTGIGIPNEKLVDLFKPFVQADGSYTRSYQGAGLGLAIVRRLVELMNGNIHVESMVDQGTTVHVVLPFKVPKSR
- a CDS encoding cache domain-containing protein produces the protein MKTYSYKKVFQVVVVAILLLSGAVVGYVWIKREHQYQLETMQRIHEDHVALRKAEVRAIVEQLVDEIAFHQAEVEDRLKRNILEKVRVAIDIATAIHARESGARDEAEVRQLIIDALMPLRFFNGRGYYWIHDTDHILVAHPFREGSIGGDDTDLVDSQGQLLIQSFVSAALSDSRGGFVDYYWSKPEIDERYHRELGRKKIAYLQLFEPYNWVIGVGEYVEDVEAQTQEAMIRRIAAVRFGEAGYIFNHDRHGVCLNHINEEVIGRNRWELLDASGMKLVQELDRVGRQPGGGFLEYVATIDPRTGAPAKKLSFVRSVDGWGWVMGAGVYFEDIEARLAEVQASMQQRLIVNILIAGIALGITAMLVLVVSQRMAAWFSRELNLIVSRGESGENAPVDLDALRIAELREIGAKSNMVLAQNAKIQAQLLQAQKMESVGILAGGVAHDFNNLLHVMRGNIELLARNPSIDPQGAARLKSVTTSLDRAARLVQQLLLFSRKVESGKEPVDLNQEVREAAQMLERTIPKMIALELRLDPAVRPISGDPVQVEQVLLNLANNAVDAMPDGGRLIIETSNVDLDANFVGGHPGATVGRHVLLTVTDTGCGMDEATLKQAFDPFFTTKEVGQGTGLGLASVYGVVKSHGGLIHCYSEPGQGTTFRVYLPAADSFEAGLDEPLQPKASLKTNMDGVNDARTVLVVDDESTIRELTQEALEDFGYVVLHAANGEEALAIYQEHGQTIDLVLLDLNMPGMGGHKCLQELLRLDPAVRVLISSGYSANGQARESLKSGAVGFIGKPYQLKELEAAVRGALGKE